A region of Aliivibrio fischeri DNA encodes the following proteins:
- a CDS encoding cytosine deaminase: protein MTNLLIKNVALRDQEGLFQILIEDGQFKTITNNEQALSYSGDILDAEGGLANAPFCEPHIHLDTTQTAGEPSWNISGTLFEGIERWAERKELLSIEDVKTRAKQTLKWQIANGIQHVRTHVDVSDPTLIALKAMLEVKEEMKEWVDIQIVAFPQEGILSYPNGKELLEEAVQLGADVIGAIPHFEFTREYGVESLHYIFELAKKYDRLIDVHCDEIDDEQSRFVETVAALAHKFNMGEKVTASHTTAMHSYNGAYASRLFRLLRMSGINFVANPLVNIHLQGRFDDYPKRRGITRVKEMLANNINVCFGHDDVFDPWYPLGTANMLQVLHMGLHVCQIMGYDQINQGLDLISYKSARTLNIQDNYGIEEGKPGNLIILPAENGFDALRRQVPVRFSIRHGKVISETQPATTTITLDKAETVSFKR, encoded by the coding sequence ATGACTAATTTATTAATAAAAAACGTAGCTCTACGAGATCAAGAAGGTTTATTTCAGATCTTGATTGAAGATGGTCAATTCAAAACCATTACTAACAATGAGCAAGCACTCTCCTATTCTGGTGACATTCTTGATGCTGAAGGTGGCTTAGCCAACGCTCCATTTTGCGAACCTCATATTCATTTAGATACGACTCAAACGGCTGGTGAACCAAGCTGGAATATTTCAGGTACCTTATTTGAGGGAATTGAACGTTGGGCTGAGCGTAAAGAGCTATTATCTATTGAAGATGTAAAAACACGCGCTAAACAAACATTAAAATGGCAAATTGCTAACGGTATTCAGCACGTTCGTACTCACGTCGATGTTTCAGATCCGACACTGATTGCATTAAAAGCAATGCTTGAAGTAAAAGAAGAAATGAAAGAATGGGTTGATATCCAAATCGTTGCTTTTCCTCAAGAAGGCATTCTTTCTTACCCTAATGGTAAAGAGTTACTTGAAGAAGCAGTACAACTAGGCGCAGATGTTATTGGCGCTATTCCTCATTTTGAGTTTACTCGTGAATACGGTGTCGAATCTCTTCACTATATTTTTGAATTAGCAAAAAAATATGACCGTCTAATTGATGTTCACTGTGATGAAATCGATGATGAGCAATCACGCTTTGTTGAAACTGTTGCCGCTCTTGCTCATAAATTCAATATGGGTGAAAAGGTAACAGCAAGCCATACGACAGCAATGCATTCATATAATGGCGCTTATGCTTCTCGCTTATTCCGCTTACTTAGAATGTCTGGTATTAACTTTGTTGCGAATCCACTTGTTAATATCCACCTACAAGGTCGTTTTGACGATTACCCTAAGCGTCGTGGTATTACACGCGTGAAAGAGATGCTAGCAAACAATATTAACGTTTGTTTTGGCCATGACGATGTATTTGACCCATGGTATCCGTTAGGCACAGCTAACATGCTACAAGTTCTTCATATGGGACTGCATGTCTGTCAAATCATGGGATACGACCAAATTAACCAAGGTCTTGATCTAATCAGCTATAAATCGGCTCGAACTCTAAATATTCAAGATAACTACGGCATCGAAGAAGGCAAACCGGGTAACTTAATTATCTTACCTGCTGAAAATGGATTTGATGCTCTACGTCGCCAAGTTCCGGTTCGTTTCTCTATTCGCCACGGTAAAGTAATATCAGAAACTCAACCAGCAACGACTACGATTACGTTAGATAAAGCTGAGACGGTTTCATTTAAACGCTAA